In the Telopea speciosissima isolate NSW1024214 ecotype Mountain lineage chromosome 2, Tspe_v1, whole genome shotgun sequence genome, one interval contains:
- the LOC122651582 gene encoding elongator complex protein 5, with product MAESICRALRDGALEGEHAPALTIKDSIQCSMGCDVFNFVLCSLASNIVAGKSQARGLVLVAFSRSPSFYIDLLRSRGIDVTSSHKWIRIIDCYSDPLGWKEQLLGSERVAKDSGRAAETLCKDVRDLDKIFSTIIELGKGLVGHGKIRFSVAIDLASTMLRHALLPSVAGLISNLRSHDQVSSIFWLIHSDLHEARATTVLEYMSSMVANLEPIAQSTNGQRGKLHVRFKRRNGRVKVMYEEFYVEQAGIKFVAVSSGNGMVDHNLLPKVQFNLQLSEKERVDRAKVVLPFEHQGNGKPVQIYDGRQSLPEGQNDAMMLTSNNKNAQKEPVSGMGEIHYVRDSDDERPDSDEDPDDDLDI from the exons ATGGCCGAATCCATTTGCAGAGCTTTGCGAGATGGGGCTTTGGAGGGAGAGCATGCTCCCGCCCTCACGATAAAGGATTCTATACAGTGTTCTATGGGATGTGATGTCTTCAACTTTGTTCTTTGTAGTCTTGCGTCGAACATCGTGGCTGGAAAATCGCAAGCTCG AGGTCTCGTGCTTGTCGCTTTTAGTCGGAGTCCGTCGTTCTACATTGATTTGCTGCGGAGTAGAGGAATAGACGTCACCTCTTCTCATAAATG GATAAGGATTATAGACTGTTATTCGGATCCTCTTGGTTGGAAGGAACAGCTTCTGGGCTCTGAAAGAGTTGCCAAGGACTCCGGGAGAGCTGCAGAGACTCTTTGTAAGGATGTTAGGGATCTAGATAAGATCTTTTCAACAATTATCGAACTTGGAAAGG GTCTGGTTGGACATGGCAAAATTCGTTTCTCTGTTGCCATTGACTTG GCAAGTACAATGCTGAGGCATGCATTGCTGCCGTCTGTTGCAGGTCTTATAAGCAATCTTCGCAGCCATG ATCAAGTTTCAAGTATATTTTGGTTGATCCACTCAGACCTTCATGAAGCCAGGGCTACGACAGTTCTTGAATATATGTCCTCCATGGTTGCCAACTTAGAGCCAATTGCTCAATCCACTAATGGGCAAAGAGGAAAGCTCCATGTGCGGTTTAAGCGTCGAAATGGAAGAGTTAAAGTGATg TATGAAGAGTTCTATGTGGAACAAGCAGGCATTAAATTTGTAGCTGTTTCTTCTGGAAATGGAATGGTTGATCACAACCTCTTACCAAAG GTGCAGTTCAATCTCCAGTTATCTGAAAAAGAACGGGTTGACAGGGCGAAGGTTGTGCTTCCATTTGAGCACCAAG GAAATGGGAAACCTGTTCAGATTTATGATGGCCGGCAATCTCTCCCAGAAGGCCAAAATGATGCAATGATGCTGACTTCAAACAACAAGAATGCACAAAAGGAACCTGTTTCTGGCATGGGTGAGATACACTATGTTCGTGATTCTGATGATGAGCGGCCAGATTCAGATGAAGACccagatgatgatttggatatATAG